From Branchiostoma floridae strain S238N-H82 unplaced genomic scaffold, Bfl_VNyyK Sc7u5tJ_445, whole genome shotgun sequence, a single genomic window includes:
- the LOC118408824 gene encoding uncharacterized protein LOC118408824: MTCVLCLFCCHQAVVGDQASCKNVRGARDWRQGEEDPVERLDWAKESPGDFHFIWEALRTAAIPTWGLQTEVGSLSHLRVVIGRLRADKACKNFALSDEFFCHVTTGHLVAALTSYLGLSAPEDSYTCANADEFERLASTFVNEVVFPGPWTQNSDAVRDRARLLLYMGLLYMDLKTAIRYQMGEIVIQQWKFWFELFLGTRRSQYACEAANLLANLKADWSPYMAYIHTHNRCVNISGQEGRAKPVDMMGEHYNRVIKTTCHSSGGRLQFKHAQDISLAVQLFDAAKQFTDSLCTSKRSTSHTTPSATNDIRAITNVILQHKIYTETPGRTLEWSDPRAVARERINDDGWLINYLSRGATEAEADQNNTDAAPDTEGGEEAYTAWDDEEANLMDLEL, from the exons ATGACTTGTGTATTATGTCTTTTCTGCTGCCACCAGGCTGTGGTGGGTGACCAGGCCTCATGTAAGAACGTCAGGGGGGCCCGTGACTGGCGCCAGGGTGAGGAAGACCCAGTTGAGCGGTTGGACTGGGCAAAGGAAAGTCCAG GTGACTTCCACTTCATCTGGGAAGCCTTGAGGACCGCCGCGATTCCGACTTGGGGACTGCAAACAGAGGTGGGGTCACTGTCACATTTAAGGGTAGTGATTGGCAGGCTTAGAGCAGACAAAGCTTGCAAAAACTTTGCTTTGTCTGACGAGTTCTTCTGCCATGTCACTACTGGACACCTTGTGGCTGCCCTGACATCGTATCTCGGACTGTCAGCACCCGAAGACTCCTACACCTGTGCCAACGCTGACGAGTTCGAGAGGCTGGCATCCACCTTTGTCAACGAGGTAGTCTTCCCGGGACCATGGACCCAAAACAGTGACGCTGTGCGAGACAGGGCGAGGCTACTTCTGTACATGGGGTTGCTGTATATGGATCTCAAGACGGCAATCAG GTACCAGATGGGGGAGATCGTGATACAGCAATGGAAGTTCTGGTTTGAGCTGTTCCTTGGGACCAGACGCAGCCAATATGCCTGTGAGGCAGCAAACCTGCTGGCCAACCTCAAGGCTGATTGGTCGCCGTACATGGCCTACATCCATACACACAACAGGTGTGTCAACATCAGTGGGCAGGAGGGCAGGGCCAAGCCTGTGGATATGATGGGGGAACACTACAACAG GGTCATCAAGACAACATGTCACTCTTCTGGCGGAAGGCTGCAGTTCAAACATGCCCAGGATATCAGCCTTGCAGTGCAACTGTTTGATGCGGCTAAGCAGTTCACAGACAGTTTGTGCACAAGCAAAAGGTCAACCAGTCACACAACCCCATCCGCAACGAACGACATCAGGGCCATCACAAACGTCATTCTACAGCATAAAATCTACACGGAGACACCAGGTCGGACCTTGGAGTGGTCAGACCCTCGCGCTGTGGCTAGGGAAAGAATCAACGATGACGGGTGGTTGATCAACTACTTATCTCGTGGCGCCACAGAAGCAGAGGCGGATCAAAACAACACGGATGCAGCTCCCGATACAGAGGGCGGGGAGGAAGCCTATACTGCATGGGACGATGAAGAGGCCAACCTCATGGACTTGGAGCTGTGA
- the LOC118408825 gene encoding uncharacterized protein LOC118408825 codes for MSQLYQEVGRAGRSGQPATAVVLAGKTETPAEEGLQKFVAGDSCIRTAMLESLGSRPATSDNCCSYCQEEREANEGAYMLHPRQVIVQKQRAAKKRKRLDGDAEHLETNLRSLRNELFMNDSALKHVGPQGVLSDNAINKIKAAARSVHTVEDLCKKVKGVRQHIAPRILELIAADFPEPEPPARRRRGPRRPLEDITNAN; via the exons ATGAGCCAGCTATACCAG GAAGTTGGAAGAGCAGGCCGTTCTGGGCAGCCAGCCACAGCCGTGGTACTTGCAGGAAAGACAGAGACACCAGCGGAGGAGGGCCTGCAGAAGTTTGTGGCTGGAGACTCCTGCATCAGGACGGCAATGCTGGAGTCCCTGGGAAGCAGGCCGGCAACCTCTGACAACTGCTGCTCATACTGCCAAGAAGAGAGGGAAGCAAATGAGGGCGCATACATGCTACACCCAAGACAGGTGATTGTACAAAAGCAAAGAGCAGCCAAGAAAAGGAAGCGGTTGGATGGGGATGCTGAGCACCTGGAGACCAACCTGCGTTCATTGAGAAATGAACTTTTTATGAATGACAGTGCATTAAAACATGTTGGGCCACAAGGCGTCTTATCAGACAATGCCATCAACAAAATCAAAGCAGCTGCACGGAGTGTCCACACGGTTGAGGACCTGTGTAAGAAGGTGAAGGGGGTTAGACAGCACATTGCACCCCGTATCTTAGAACTCATTGCTGCTGACTTCCCTGAGCCTGAGCCACCTGCGAGGAGAAGACGTGGACCAAGGAGGCCTCTCGAAGATATCACAAATGCAAACTGA
- the LOC118408826 gene encoding ATP-dependent DNA helicase Q-like 3, with amino-acid sequence MALTASATPEAVTAIIDSLSMKNVLQIKGDLDRSNIFLVSKKKNTLQKDFLGLTQALQRATIDDFEKHLVYVPIKNQVMEVWRMLRRHASPALRDAISYFHSSMSSSMKGKVLAAYKAGTIKVLVATVAFGMVGEPSAICLYK; translated from the exons ATGGCATTGACAGCATCTGCCACACCTGAAGCTGTGACAGCCATCATAGATTCACTCAGcatgaaaaatgttttgcaaataaAGGGCGACTTGGACAGAAGCAACATCTTCCTAGTATCCAAGAAGAAGAATACTTTGCAG AAGGACTTTTTGGGGCTGACCCAAGCCCTACAAAGAGCAACCATCGACGACTTTGAAAAACACCTTGTGTACGTGCCCATCAAGAACCAAGTGATGGAGGTGTGGCGGATGCTGCGCCGCCACGCATCACCAGCCCTGAGGGATGCCATCTCCTACTTTCATTCGAGCATGAGTAGTAGCATGAAGGGGAAGGTGCTGGCTGCCTACAAGGCAGGCACCATAAAAGTGCTGGTGGCAACAGTGGCCTTTGGAATGGTAGGTGAACCTTCAGCAATCTGTCTGTATAAATGA